ATAGAGCGACGGCCGGCGGATCCGATGCCTGTCAACATCAAGAATGACATCCTCCTTCCTAAGAGAGCACTTCCACAAGCACATCATGGGACTGCCAGGCTACCACAAGATGTAGCTCTCGCAGTTCAAATAAAGACTGGCCCGCCATTTACTGTGATTAAAGTACTGTCATGCCTTCGAATCGAAATTAATCTTTCTTTTGATTGCGCGGGTcgatccattttggtggccattGATTTGCCTAGGCCTAGCCACGTCGAGTGAAAGAAGAGGCAAGGCATTACTGATTAGTTCGGTGCTGCCTTCTTTCCACAGTTGCAGAGTCTGCTGGACTTGTTACCTTGCGGCATCTTAGTTTAGTTTCCTCTTGTCCACGAGATTTCTGATCTAAATGTGGCTAAGCTAATTCAGTAGCTGTTATTAGTGCTTAGCCCGAGTCGCGACGTACTGCTAGTTCTAGTGCTGCATCGCCTGCATGATCTACCACTGTCTGCGGTAGCTATCACGCTGCTGCTAGCAGGCGCGTTTCGTGTCTTCGAGCTGATCCAGCAGGGCTCTGCACTGTGCAGCCTGCAAGTGAAAAGCCTCTTGGTCCTGTTTGGATGAGGCTATTATGCCAGCCAGACGATCTTTCAGACGCTGCACTTGCATTCAAATCTGTAAAATTATGCTTTTGTTCGTGATTTTAGGAGGGGTAAAGACAGTCCTCCTCGCGAACATCAGCACTTCACTAGAGTTTGCGTATGCGCAGGCGGATATCGGAGGCGGGGTTATGGCGGCCGTGGGCGGTACGATCTACAGATTCAACCCAGTCACAGGCAACATCACCATGCCGACCTAGTAAACAGTGGTCTCAACTCTGACAATTTCGTCTTTTTTAAACCTTGCAGCAAACAAAGTCACTCTAGGCCTCGAGAAATGCTGGATCCAGGAGGCGAGTCTTCTGAATAATTATTCTTGGATCAGGCAGGGAAAAGTGACAGACTGCAGCAGCCCAATTTACCAGCTGGTTACCTACGGTGGGGTGTATTACGGGCTGAACCTCGGCGAAGTCCAGAGCTACGACGGGTCTGCGAGTGCCAGCACGTTTTCATTCAAAGGCCTTCCATTCTGGCTGGGCCAGTACTCCGACAGCCTGATCCTCCACACGGATGGACAAATCCATCTTTACAACATCACAAGCGCCACCCTTTCGAAGATCACAGTCCAGCCTGCAATCTCATTCTACAACGATGTCCATCAGGCCAGGCTCTATCTGGCCTCTGGCACTTCGGTGTTTGTGTATGAGCTTGCGACGATGCAGCTGCACGCGCAATATGCCTACCCCGAAAGCGTCTACTCGGTGGTGGTTCTCTCTGTCGATTTTCTGGTGGTTGGGTTCTTTGATAATTCGGTGGACTTCTACTATCGAGATCGGCTGATATTTTCCTATAATGGCCTGCGGGTGCCCTCCAAGCTCCTGCGCCACGGCACGGGGGACGTGCTGCTGTACGGGCAGGACGGTAACATGCTCCTATACTAAGGCTGCCCCTTGTAATCGAAGCGAGTAAGGACCGAGTCAAACAATGAATGCGTGTCTTGCTATCAGGACTTCCCGAACTGCACGGTCTGCAACGCCACCACCTGCCTTGACTAAGAAATCTACCTTGCCAGGCAAGTTTTTGTCTGTGAACAGCATTTCAATAACTTTTGTGTGTACGCATGCCCCCAGGGCTACTTCCTTGAAGGTTCGACTTGCAAAAGGACAAAGACAACAGCCTCCGTGTCACTAATGATCGCCAGACAGCACACCCACAACGTCACAGTCATCCTCAAAACCTCCCAGAAGTGGGTAGTGACCGAATCCTCTAAATTTACGGTCACCGCGATCATCGACTCCCAAGAGACAAGCTTCCAGGCAAGTGGCTACCAACTAGGCTAGCAGTTATTATCCGTGTCGATTCAATCTGACAGCAATCTCGCCATACTCGCATATCGACAGCTATCTGCTGCTCAACACCACCACCAGCCAGCCTGGCACCAACTCCAGCCAGTTCATCGCAGGCCCTCTCAGCATCCAGCACTAGCTCGCCCCTCCATCAGCCTTCGATCTCGCCCTTGGCCTGGTGCTGGGTCTGCTGATCATCTCAGTGTACCTCGGCAGCGAGTATTGGACGAAGGTCAATGTGATGGTCATTCTTCCGGTTCAGGTCTGTCTGCTTGCCGCGTTAAATAACCCTGCGGCGACTGGCTCGCGGGACTTGGCGCATGCGGCGGGAAGGGTACTGCTCCTGAGGTTGACCAACAACTACGCGTTCGTGCAGGAACTTGCTTTTGGGGGCTCGATTGTGTCACTGTTTAGACTGGTCTCAGTTTTTGCTTTTTATACGATTCTGGTTGATCTGCTGTGTCTACCCTTGTTGGCCATCACCAAGCACAAAAAACTGCACAGGGTGCTGACCAAAGTCATCCGGCTCTGCGAGCTGCCCTTGATGACAGCCTGCAGCAATCCCCTTCTGTCGGGCGGAGATCTAGCAGTTAGCCTCAGCATCCCCGAAATCGTAGTATTCGTCATTGCGGCAATCACTCCTTTCCTGAACCGCCTGGCTATTCTGCTGACCGGCTTCGATAACTTTGATGCCAGGAAGACCGCCATGGAAATAGTCACGAAATTGGTGATCGCGGTCAGTCTGGCGGCAGGAGGGTACTGGGTCTGGTTTGCGCTGGGAGTGGTGATTGTTAGGTACTGGCAGTTCGCCTGCCAGCTGAATCTGGCTGACAGCGCTGTCAGACTGGTCTTTGCACAGGAGGTACTGTTGGGCTGCGTGGTGGTGATGGCGGGGCTGACCCTCATCCCAGGAGCCCTGAGTTTGGCAGCTGTAATACTCTTTTACATGGGCATAGTCATCATTCGACATCAAAAGTATCGAAATAGCCCTTTTCGACCTGTCGAGGCGGAAGAATACGTGGTTGAAGAGATGGGCGGGCCGATCGATAAGGAGCACAGTGAGGAGGTGGAGGTCGAAAAACTAGACGCCCTGTAAAAGCATGCAATGGAATAGGAGGGCAGCAAGGCAACCCTGCGACAAGGACAGCACCACAGGTTCTAACCCCAGCTGATCGACTTCCCAGCCTAGTATTAGGCAAACTTCGAGTGATTTGATCAAATGTAATAGCAAGACAGATAGAGCACGCTAGTCGTTAGGCGACTGCTGCGCAAGCGCCAGCAATCAGAAAACGTCCGGCTTCAAGAGGTCATGGAGCAGATGGAGCCCGTTGACCTGGCCCGCATCAAGAGTACGGGGGTGACCAGACAAGATCAGGAATGAGTTGACCATGGTCAAGAtgaacgccaaggtcacggacATCATCAAGAACAGGCCCTACATCATGGCCTACGGGCAGATCCTAGGCGGCAGGGTTCAGACCGCACGCACCCGCAACTGTCTGACTGCCCAGTGTCCCCGGTCTCGGCACCGGCAGGCAGTTGCTACCTTCCTCGAAGGCACAAAAAATGAAATCGAGAAGGTGACATCGAGCCGGCGACTGCTGATGCCGGCGCAGTTCCCGACAAGCTCCGAGCGGATGATTGACATCGGCGACCTCTACGGCCGGACGCTTTCGAGGACCGGCCGGCGACTGGGGCGGAAGTGATCTTATTTTGCATATCATGGAGTATTTAAAGGCCCTCTGGAACTCACCGGTCGGTATGAAGACCACCCATTTCTGGGGGCCGACCCTGAATTTCGGGTTTGTCATACAAGGGCTGGTGGAGTGGAACAGGCCGGTGGAAAAGGTCTCACGGAATATGACCTTCATCCTGTGCTGCTACTCGGTCATGGGCATgcgcttcgggcagaaggtcATCCCCACCAACAGGTATCTGGTGTTCATGCATTTCTGCAACTTCTCAATCCAGACCTACCATCTCACTCGCAGGCTCATCTATGAATGGCGATCTTTCGGGAAGCCTGAACCTGTGCAGCAGCCGCCCATCGAGACAGTCCCACCCAAATGACCCGATCTTTAGAATCCTAAAAATTTAATGGAGTCCGAGTAATAATTAAGACAGATGGGCAACTCGAACGGGCAGGCGAATATCTTCATCGCTGAGGATAGCTGGCTGGAGGTCGAGCGGAGGGAGGGAGTGCGGCTGCTGCAGCATCGCCTCGCTGGCAACTTCATTGAGGAGTACACCAATTACTATAACGACCAGCCTTAGCGTCAGTTTGCAATCAGGTGCTATGAGGATCGGAAGCGGTGGCAGTCTGAACACCACGTTATTCTGCTCGGCTGCAGCTCTCAGGCCAGGGCCATGTGCCTTTCGAATTGCTAGCTGCGGGTTTACGTCGAGCGGACCAGAGCCCGCCTCGACGAGCTCAATCTCAGTGCGCCAAGGGCACTCGAAGTGTTCAGGGCTGCGGTCAAGGGCTTCGAAAGGCTGAGCGAGTTCTATCCACTCAATTTCAAGCCCACTGCCAGGATGATCGCAGTGGACATGTACGACGAGATCAAGGTCTGGATCAACGAGGACTTTTCGGCCCTCGAGCCGTCCAAGGAAGCAATCGTGTCAAGAGGTTGTTAGGATACATTTCTTTTCGAGCTGGTGAAGTTGATATCGGCGCATTCATGCCAGAAAATCAATCTCGTGGACAAGCCCAGGCCCTACAGCTTCAAAGGCTTGAGCAAGCAATTCGAGGCCCACTCCAGAACCCTGAGCAAAATCACTGAGCCGCACGTAGCATCACTCAGCACGAGCAAGCTGACCCTCGAGCCGACCCTACCAGAGCATCTCTCAACCAGGATCAACACGACCGACAGATTTCCCTTTTCTAAGTCATTGGCGTAAGCATGATATTACAAATCATACCGATCAGAAATGCTTTATCACTTCAAACCCCAGCTGCATGAAGCTTGCAAGGCCGGTCTTCTCGTCGACCTCGTACGCTCCCAGCATGCAGAACGGTAGCTCTCCTGGCTTTATGTTAATCCGGGTCTCTTTCTGCTTGGGCTGCAGCAATCCGAACTGCCACTCCCTGCCCTTCTTCGATTTCAGCTGTAGGTGCTCAAGCCTGCCGCCGAACATGCACGTCACGTGCTGCAAGTAGTCCTCGCTCTCACAGATCATCGACATTTCAGCCAATCCTTGTAACGACTTGCCATGCACGTAACCCTGCACGACCCGTCCTTCGACAAGGTAAGAGGCCTGTAACCCGGAGATGGCGTTCAGGTCAGTCAGCCATACTTTGAGCTAGACCACCCTGCTGTTAGAAGAGGTCAGGCAGGAACGGTCGCTGAACCGGATCGATCGGTGAGTGATAGCCCCCTTGGCCTCCACCTTGATGGAAGCGGGTAGCTCAAGCTTGACCTTGGTAGGCTTGGCAGCCGGCCGTCTGGGCTTGCGATGGTAGAAGATCGGTTTGAGGGCGGATTTGGTGATCCTCTGCTTTGCGGAGAGGGAGTCGTCGTAGAGCTTGAGGATGGTGCGCTTCAGGCTGTGGGATTCTGCCTGTCGCTGCTCACATTCGTGATGGGCGTCAAACCTCGAGACGCTCAGTTCTTCGATTTTCTGCTGCTCTGCGGCTGCCAGTTTTTTGTACAAGCGTATTTCGGCCTTGATAGATTCGTAGTTCTGGAAGGTCCTCTAACTTTAGGCGTATGATTGATCAAAGGAAGGGTGCTACTTTTACTTTGGGCGAAGGGACAGGCTGCGCTCATTGGCCAGTCGCTCAAGTTGCCTGACATAATTGCGCTGCTTCGAGATACACAGTTAATTGCTCCTCTCCTTCTTCAGCTGCTATTCTATCTTTTGTCTGTAAAAGTTGAGCTCCTCCTCAACGGCCTTCAAAGTCTGTTCCTGCGGATTGCTGGAGCCTGACTCCAGCCGCTTCTGGAAAAGAaggcttttctttttgctctCTGAGATCTCGGCCTACAGGGATCGCAGCAACTcctctttttgctttttgattGCCTTGCATCGTGCAATCTAGAGGGCGATGTCCTGGCCACTAGCTTTTCTAATGCGCTCATAGTCCTTCTCGTAAAGGCTGACCTGCTTGTAGGCATTCTCCAGCTACTTTTCAATCACCGGGAAGCTGGAGGGCTGCGTCGCCCTGCCGCGGGGAAGGGGCTGTTAAAGACATTCCTCAATAGCATGCAGTTCCTGCTTGAGCTTGCGGTTGTGCGACATGAGGGCGATGCACGCGTGCCGGGCGTCAGTATTGGTATGCGAGCGAGACCTTGACACCATCAGCGCCGGGGAGTCAATTTTCAAGCTGCCATCTGAGGTCATCTCCGAAACATGGCGATACATAAAGTTTCAATCAATCAAGCTCTCCTCAAGCTCCTCGATGCTGAACTAAGGCTAGATCTTCCAGAATTTGGCCAGGTTGTAGGATCTTGGTGGCTGCTCTTGATCCTAGGGCTGCTGGGGGGGCAGGGCCTGGCAGTCCAGCTGGCGGAGTTAGTCGATTGCGGAGCCCTCGAGGTCTTCGTCTTAGTCGTCCCAAATGTACTCGTAGTTGACGTTGTCTGCAGGCTCTTCCTCTTCGCGGTCGTAGCGCCCGCGTTTCTCGGGAAGGACGACATTAACCACTTCCTCCTGTTCTGTAGAATTCTCGGACTGCAGAGGTATGCCTGGGGAGTCGAAACTGCGGAAGAGGTTGTGCAAGCTTTTCGTGAAAAGGCGTTGTTGATCATCTCCCGGTTGAAACTCTGGCTGGGCTCAGGCTTGCTGGGATCTCTCCCCAGCAGGTATTCCTGGCAGGTCTGTCGGCGAGGCGCCACCACCTCCCTGTCAAACTCCTGCCAGTCCTCCTCAAAGTCCCCTTTCACAGCGAAGGCCAGTTCAAGCACATAAATCTGGCAAGGCTTCGGACACTTTTTCATCGTGTCCATGATAAATTCGCGGAGAAGCCGGGAACTGCCATGCTTGTGGATGAAGTCTGTGAAGGCCTTGGTGAGGGGAATGAGAGCGGAGCTGGAGTAGGGGTTGTGCTTGGTGAGCAGTCTGCCGGCCATTGCGAAGATGAGCTCAGGAGGAGGTTGGGCTAGTTGCTAGGCTATTGCTCGTGTCAGGACCTTAACGAAGGTTTTGATGGGCCTGATGGTTTCATCACAGGAGTTGACGTATTCGCAAGAACCTCGAATTTCCACCTCAGAGAGGGTCTTGAAATGTTCCACAAAGAATTCCTTAAGCCCGTCCTCAAAAGGCGCGGTCTCCGCCTTGAAAGGCTCAAAGCAGCCGATCAGTTTTTCATCGACATATTCCAGCTCCTCTTATTTCTTCAAGCCGTATATCTGGCGGAGTGCGAACAGGATCTAAATGCAGGCCTCGAGCTTGCCCCACTGCTGCTCGACGGTGAAGAGACGGAGGTAGCTGAGCAGCTGCTTTTGCCAGAGCACCGAGCAGTAATGCAGCAGCTAGCCGTAGCGAGGGATCTCCAGCTTGATGCGGGTGGACCGTTCTTTCACGAAAGTCTGTAGATAATGGCTGTACTCCAACGGCTATGTGAGCACGCTGTCGATCATCTGTTGGGCCAGGGGCAGCTTCCTCGCCGTCTAGTTTTCAACCTCCTTGTCCATCATATCTGCGAGCAGACCGAACACCGACTAGAACCTGGAATTCAGAAAGAGCAGCTTGAGGTTGCCACAGGACAGTGCCAGGTCGATGAAGGTGGCAGCACTGGTTTCCAGGAGGGCTATGGAAATCGAGTAGAAATAGCTGGCTGCGGTCTCGTTAAGCTGCTGGGTTTCGGCGAGGCAGCTGAACAGCCGGGTTAAGGGAGTCGGTTAGTCCTGCGAGTTTAGAAGGTGTGTCGCCATGCGTTGGTTGCGGAATGACAGAATTTCGTATGCTTGGTAGACATGGGTGGGGTCTGCAGTTGGCTCTGGCAGGAGTGCGATGCGGATGAGATCGGTGATGAGGTCAGGCCGTTGCAGCAGACTGGTGAGCATGAAACTGCTCGAAAAAGCAGTCCTCATTGGCCCTGACCTCCTCGGAGAGGTCCTTGCAGGCGAGCAGGGCAGGGGCCGTGAGGGCTGGGCTGAAAAGCGCCTCGAAGTCAAGCTCAGGCTCGTAGGCATGGTGCCTAAAGAAGCTGGTAAGGGTCCTACCCAAAATGCATGATTAAATCAGGCAATCAACATCGATTTAATGAGAGGGCCGTTGGATTATAATTTCGTTAGATGGAAAAGGACCCCTCTACTTCCACCCGAAAGAAGATTGACCATTATTCCTATCGCCTCAATGAACGCATCGGCAAGGGCTACTCCTCCCAGGTCTACCGGGGCCGCGATGATCTCACCAACGAGCCCGTCGCCCTCAAGGTCATCGACCTCAAGGGCCTCAAGGACGCTGTCTCGAAGGAGATGCTCGAATCCGAAACCGCCATCCTCAAGGAACTCAACCACCCCAACATCCTGAAATGCCTCGAAGTGCTCAAGACCTCCAACCACTGCTACATCATCACCGAGCTGTGGCGAGGGCGGCGACCTGGCCTCCTCGATCAAGAAGAAGGGCAAGTACCCCGAGTACGAGGCGCTTGCCCTGTTCATCGACATCTGCAAGGGCTTCTTCGAAATTGGGAAATTGAACATCCTCCATCGAGACCTGAAGCCGGCCAACATCTTTCTGAATGAGGGGGTCTGCAAGATCGCGGATTTCGGGTTCGCCAAGAAAAACTCCACGCCAGGTATGCGCGAGAAGTACAACGTGGGCTCGCCGCTTTACATGTCCCCGGAGTCTCTGAAAAGGAACGTGTATTCCACAAAAAACGATATCTGGTCGATGGGCATCATCCTCTACGAAATGCTCTATGGAAAGACGCCCTGGGATTGCCGATCCGAAAAGGAACTGATCGACAAAATCACCCGCATTCCGGTTTCCTTCCCCTCCTCGCCCAGAGTCTCTGATGACACCAAGTCCCTGATCAGGCGGTGCTTGGACCCAGAAGAGCACACTCGAATCTCCCTTCAGGAAATGCAAGCCCACTCTGCGCTGAAGGGTCAGGAGCGGGACCGCTTTAGGCTGGGCACCGATGAAAACCAACCACCTGCTCGCGAGACAAGAAGCAACTCGTTCCTACCTCCGGTTCGCATCCTAGGAGAGCGGAGCAACAACGACCGCAGGAAAGAGCACTCAGTCGACCCCTTCGCCTACAAGCAGTCGATGAACATGTCGGTCACGGAGCGAACTGTCAAGGCTCCTTCCATGGTTGGAGGCAACAAGGAGAACAAGGGCAAACCGGTCATGAGCAAGGAGCAGGCCATCGAGCGGATCAACCAATGTCGACTTATCTACAAGCTGAAGGAGCAGCTGGGTGACTCGAGTGAGCTGGCCCCGCAGCTGAGGCTTGAGCTGCTGACCAGAATCACGGAGCTTCACAAGGAGTCGCATTCGGACAGGGTCCGCAAAGTGGTCGACGAGTACTACAACAAGTACACCACATCCGTCATTGGCAAGGCTCAGCATTCGGTTGAGATGTTTGAGAAGAAGGCGATGCAGGTGCTTTGGAAATGCAGCTTGTGGGCGAGGGAGTTGCTGGCGGCCTACCTGACTGCCAAGCGAGGCCGGCCTGAGCCTCTAGGCAAAGTCCTCGAGGGCTGCGGACATCTGGCCGAGGAGGACCTTCGGCAGCAGCTGCGGAGGGCCGGCCTCGAGGCCTGACCCTTCATTAAATGACGTGGACGTGAATCATAAAAGAATTGATGCGACTCATTCGTAGATTATTTTCAGGCGGGATGAAGGTGCCACTCACTGACGAGGAAAAGAAGCTGTTTGGCACCCTGCTGGAGTTTAGGGCGAAGGAGGGGCTGAAGACTCAGCTGCGGGTGGCAGGCGGGTGGGTGCGTGATAAACTGATGGGCAACCACTCCGACGATATCGACATCGCACTTGACGACATCACCGGAGAGGACATGACCAAACGGCTCCAACAATACCTCGCCTCAAAAGGCGTCAAGTCTGGCATGGGCGTGATAAAAATGAACCCCGACAAATCAAAGCATCTGGAGACCGCCACGATCAACATCGGAGGGGTGTGGATCGACATCAACAACCTGCGAAGTGAGACCTACTCGGAGCACTCTCGGATCCCTGAGATCAAGTTCGGGACGCCTTTGGAGGATGCCATGAGAAGGGACTTTACGATAAATTCGCTGTACTATAATATTCTTAGTGAGGACGTGGAGGACTGGACTGGCAGGGGGCTGGTGGACTTGGAGAGGAAGATCATCTGCACCCCGCTGGAGCCTCGGCGGACTTTTCTGGACGACCCTCTGAGAGTGCTGAGGGCGGTCAGGTTTGCCTCGCGGTTCAAGTTCGCCATCGACCCTGCCATCCTTGAGGCCATGACCATGCCCGACATACAAACAGCCTTCCGAGAAAAAGTGTCGAAATAGAATCCAGAAATAACTGTCCGGGATACTAAAGTACGGGGTGTTGTACCCTGCGCTTTAGATCGTCTACTCCAATGGCCTGTGGCCACATGTCTTTGACATACCCCGTGTCTGTGAGCCTGCCTGCTCATCAGCCGATAAGTTGGCAGCCTCCGGTTTTAGCCTCGTTGACAAATCGCACAAGTATGGGATTAAGCTTCCGAACGACCAATTCCTCCTGCTGGGGGCCGCAATCTTACCTTACCACGGCTACAGCTTCAAAATCCCCGAAAAGCCTAAACACGAAATCCCTCTCGACCTGCACATTATCAAGGAATCTCTGAAATTCTCGAACGAGGACGCCAAGCAAATCATGGCGGTTGTGGAAGGCGTGCAGACATTGACGTAGTTCTTCAGCAAGGGTCGAGAACCCGCCCTATCAGCCAGCTTTCTGCGACTGGTCAGAAAGCTAGGGGAACGATGGAGAGAAGCCGTGATCGTGTTCGAATCCCGAAAGGAAACAAAGACAGGAGTGCTAGAAAGCATCGAAGCCATGGACCTGGTCGATTTCCACAAAGAAAAGCCGGTCATCCCTGGCAACGAGCTCATGAAGATACTGCAAGTGAAAGGCAGTGCGGTGGGCGTGGCCCTCTAGAACGTGCTGTTCAGGAGGGTGATGGACAAAATCACCGATAAGGCAGTGATGGCCGAACTGGTCGTCAAGGAAAAAGACTGGTTTTTGATGGAGCATcagtgatttgtttgttttatcttgTTCAGTCCTAGTCGCTGGAGACGGGGCGGGCGAGGGCCTTGGCCTTTTTCTTGGCCATCATGACTCTCTTCATTTCGTCTAGAAAGGAGCCTCCTGCTGCGGGGGTCGAGGGTTGGGAATCCGCGGGGGATCGTCTTCGTTGTTAGTGATGATCGCAGGGGTCTATTTGGTTACAGTCGGCCTCATCTTGAATTTTCGCTGTTCGATTTCTCGAAGAAGGTTGCTTCGCTCGCTAGACTGAGGGGGAGGAGTGCTTTAAGGCTGAACTGATGGAGCTACTTGGGGAGTTAGGGATGGAGGAGTCAGGGAAGGAGGGGTTAGGGCTGGAGGCGGAGCTAGCGTAGGTGGCGTCAGGGTGGGAGGAGTCAAGGAGGGTGGCGTTAGAGCGGGTGGCGGGGCGAGGTTCGGTGGTGTAAGGGAGGGTGGAGTCAAGGTAGGTGGTGTCAGGGTAGGTGGGGTTAAAGGAGGTGGAGCAAGCGTCGGAGGCGTAAGAGGAGGAGGACTTAGTGTGGGAGGCGTTAATTGAGGAGGAGCCAATGTAGTTGCAGATGACGATAGTGGTGGGGCCAGAACAGGAGGCTTTGTAGGAGGTGCTAATGACTCCTGCACAGGCTGCCTTTCACCTCCTCCTGAGATCTTCCCATCCTACTTCGCATAATTCTTCGGGCCTTTAGAAAATGCCTCCGCCTAATAGTGCGTATCCAAAGCGACCACCCCATCCAGCTCGATATCCTCATCAA
The sequence above is a segment of the Hippocampus zosterae strain Florida unplaced genomic scaffold, ASM2543408v3 HiC_scaffold_120, whole genome shotgun sequence genome. Coding sequences within it:
- the LOC127594418 gene encoding serine/threonine-protein kinase atg1-like; the protein is MEKDPSTSTRKKIDHYSYRLNERIGKGYSSQVYRGRDDLTNEPVALKVIDLKGLKDAVSKEMLESETAILKELNHPNILKCLEVLKTSNHCYIITELWRGRRPGLLDQEEGQGFFEIGKLNILHRDLKPANIFLNEGVCKIADFGFAKKNSTPGMREKYNVGSPLYMSPESLKRNVYSTKNDIWSMGIILYEMLYGKTPWDCRSEKELIDKITRIPVSFPSSPRVSDDTKSLIRRCLDPEEHTRISLQEMQAHSALKGQERDRFRLGTDENQPPARETRSNSFLPPVRILGERSNNDRRKEHSVDPFAYKQSMNMSVTERTVKAPSMVGGNKENKGKPVMSKEQAIERINQCRLIYKLKEQLGDSSELAPQLRLELLTRITELHKESHSDRVRKVVDEYYNKYTTSVIGKAQHSVEMFEKKAMQVLWKCSLWARELLAAYLTAKRGRPEPLGKVLEGCGHLAEEDLRQQLRRAGLEA